The Candidatus Eisenbacteria bacterium sequence GGATCTGCTGGCCGACCACGACCGAGGCCTCGCGGTTGTTGACGGTGGTAATCCGTGGATTCGAGATGATGTTCGCCTTGTTCTGCGTCTCGAGGGCGGTCAGGGTCGCGTCGATCGACCCGAAGCCCTTCACCGTCCCGAACCGCAGGGTTCCGGCGGGCTGCGGCACGTTTCCGGGGGTGACGCTGATTCCCTCACGGGCGCCGGCATCGCCGATGTCCAGATTGTTGAGGTTCCAGTCGATCCCCAGCGAGCGGCTGGTCGCGTGGTCCACGTCGACGAGCCGCGCCACGATCTCGACCTGCGGGGTCCGCGTGTCGAGGCTCCGGATCATCGACTCGGCCGTGTCGAGACGCTCCTCGATGTCCGTCACGAGGAGCGAGTTCGTCCGCTTGTCCACCTCGATGTGGCCCCGCTTCGTGAGGGTCTTCTCGACCGACTTCGCCATCTCCTCGGAGTTGGCGTAGCTCACGGGGACGATGCGCGTATAGAGAGGAAGGAGCTCCTCCTGGGCCCGCTCCGCCGTGCGCCGCTCCAGCTCTTCCTTGCGAAGCGTCTCGAGGTTCGAGATCACGATCGTCGAGCCCCGCTCGATCGAGCCCAGCGACTGCGTGCGGAGCACGATGTCGAGGGCGTGGCGCCACGGCACGTTCCGGAGCCGGAGCGACACGGTGCCCTTCACTTCCTTGCTCGCGACGATGTTCTTGCCGCTGAACTCCGCGATGCTGCGGAGCACGGTCTCGACCTCGGCGCCCTGGACGTCCAGGGAGATCCGCCGGTTGTCGCCGTCCCCGCCGCTGCTCGTGACTCCCGGCGTGAACGAGGGCGAGCCGCTCCGCTCGGACGCGGAGGCGGCCGGAGCCGGCGGCGGCGCGGGGGCCGGAGCCTCCACGGCGAGGATGATGCTGTTCCCCACGGCGCTCACGCCGTAGGAGGCGGGCGCGGCCAGGTCGACGACGATGCGCGACCCGGTGTCCTTGCCCCAGCCCATCTCCGTCGCGCGGACGGACTTCACGGGAGAGTTCTCCCGGCCCGCCCAGGTGCGCTCCGTGAACGCGAGCGTCGTGCCCGGACAGTCCAGCACGATGCGGTCCGGCGATTCGAGGGTGAAGTCGTGGTAGTTCACGGGCCCGTCGGCTTCCACGATCACCTGCGTCCCGGTGCCGGCATCCTTGAGCGAGATGCTCTTCACCACCGCCGCGAACGCGGGCGAGGCGAGAAGGAGGAGGCAGGACCCGAGCGCCGCGACGAGCCCCGCGCGGCGACCCGTGCGCGTTCCGCTAGTTTCGAGTCGCATTCTTGTCACCCTCTTTCGGTTTCAGTTGGATCGACAGCGTCTGGGATTCTCCGAAGGCGTTCTGGACCACCTGCAGGTCCATCTTCGAGATTCCGGAGATGTAGCCGTTCACGACCGGGTCGCCGACGCGGAGCACGTAGGCCCGTCCCCGGCTGTCCTCCACGAGCGCGAACTTGTCCGCCGAGCCCCACATGATGCCCACCAGGTGCATGTCCCCCACGTCGACGAGCGCTCCCTCACCGTCGCTCTGGAACTTCCCGTCGAGGAGGGAGAGGAAGGGATCGCGTCGCGTCGCGCTGGTGTACACGTACTGCTCGCGCGCGAAGAGGACGCTGGCGTCGAGCGACTGGGGCGCCTCGACCGCGGCGCCGGAGACGCCGGGCACGCCCGCCGCGCCGAGGGGCGCGGCCTGAGTTCCCGCAACGGCACCGGCCTGCGCGGGACTGGTGGCGACGGGCGGAGCCGGGACCGCGGCCGCGGGAGCGCTCGCCGGAGGCGGCGGAGCCTCGCGCTCCACCCACGCCGGCGCGGGAGGTCCGACCATGACCGGCGCCTCGCGCCGCGGCGTCGCGACGGCCGCCGGAGACGTGGCCACCGTCGGAGCCTTCACCGGGGCGACGGGACGCGTGAAGGTGTACACGCCGACGCCGAGCGCGGCGACGACCAGGAGCAGGACCAGCTGAACGATCCGGCTCTGGAAGAGCTTACTTTGCGGCAGCGCCAGGCTGCTTGGCAGGTTCATTGGGTTTCCCCTCGGCCAGCGTGTATGCGGTCGCGACGAACTCCGCCTGGACGGTGTCGTCCAGATCCCCCTTCTCGAACCCCTTCACCCGGAGCTGCGACACGTTCACGAGCCGCGAGAGCTCCGCGATCTCTCCGAGGAACGCCCCGGCGCGGTGGAAGCCGCCGGTGACGGTGACCTGCACCGGGTTCTCGGTGAAGTCCGCCCCAGGGTTCGGCGTGCCCGGCTTGAAGAGCACGAACTTCACGCCCGACTCCTGGCCCGCGATCGTCACCTTGCGGAGCAGGCTCGCGACCTCCTTCTGCGTGGGCAGGAGCTCCTGCGCGACCGCCCAGCGCTGGTTCAGGAGCGCGAACTCCTTCTTGAGCTCCGGCAGCCGGTTCACGAGCTGCTGCGCCTTCGTGAGCTCGTTCATCTCCTTCGTGTACTCGGCCTTCAGGCCGCCGATCTCCTTGGAGCGCGCCTTGTAGTTGAACGGCACGAAGTCCGCGAAGATGTAGAGGTACACGAGGGCGACGATGCCCATGCCCACCAGGACCAGCTTCTGATTCTTCGGATCTTTCAGGTCCATCGCTCTCCCCCGCCCGTCAGGAGGTCGCCGCCGGCGCCTGCGCCGAGGTCGCCGACTGGAGGGTCATCTTGGCCGTGACCGTGAACTTCACCACGTTGCGCTGGTCGATCGTCCCCTTCTCCGCCACGACCAGGTCGACCTCGCCATAGAGCGGCGAGGCCTCGAGCCGCGACATGAAGTCCGCGACGAGGAGGTTGGAGAAGGTGACGCCGTCGATCTTCACCTGGTCCGTCCCCACCTCCTCGTAGTTCGAGAGCCAGAGGTGATCGGGAACGCAGCGGGAGAGCTCGTCCACGAGCTTCACCCGGATGAGCCGGTTCTTGTCGAGCGTGCTGATCACGCCGAGCCGGCGCTGGAGCTCCTCGCGCTTCTGCGTGAGCTCCTGGATCGTCTGGATCTGGGGCCGCAGCTTCTCGGCGTCCGCCTTGGCGCGCGCGATGTCCGCCTTCAGCCGCCCGACCTGGAGGGTCTGGATCACCGAGAACGCGCCGAAGAGCGCGACGACGCCGACCAGGACGAGGACCGGCACGATCGCGCCCATCTTCGGGAGCTGGAAGCTGCGCTTCTGCTGGCGCTCTTCCCTGGGCAGCAGGTTGATGCGAATCATGGATCCCCCTCTATCGCAGCGCGAGGCCGACGGCGACGGTCAGGACCGGGGCCACGCTCTCCGGCGCGTCGCCGCCGAAGAGTCCCGGATCGTACGAGAGCCTCTGCACGGGATTCACGATGGCCACGGGCACCTGGTGCCGCGCCGCGAGCACGTCCGCCAGGCTGGGCACGCGCGCGCTCCCGCCGGACACGAGGATCCGGTCCACGCGGTCCGCGTCGCCCGCGGACTTGAGGAAGGCGATCGCGCGATCGATCTGCACCGAGAGGTCCTCGCACGTGGCCTGGACGATCGACGCCACGTCGATGCCGCCCTCGTTGTGCCCCCGCAGCGCGCTCATCGCGTCCGCCTGGCTCACGTTGTGCCGGCGCTGGATTCCCTCGACGAACGAGTTCGCGCCCACCGAGAGATCCTTCGTGAAGTGGGGGATCGAGTCCCGGACGATGTTCAGGTTCGTGATCTCCGCCCCGATGTTCAGGAGCGCGACCGTCTCGCCGGGCGCGAGGTCGTAGTTCGCCTCGACGGCGTTCTGGATCGCGAACGAGTCCACGTCGATGATCGACGGCTGGAGTCCGGCCTCGCGGATGATGTCGGCGTGGTTCGCCACCATGTCCTTCTTCGCCGCGACGAGCAGGACCTGCATCTTCTTCTGGTCGACGTTGGGATTGATGATCTGGAAGTCGAGCGACACGTCGTTGATGTCGTACGGGACGTGCTGCTCGGCCTCCCACTGGATCGCCTCCTTGGCGTCCTCCTCGTTGAGGCGGTCCATGAGGATCTTCTTCACGATGACGGCGCGGCCGGAGACGGCGGTCACCACGTTCTTGCACTTGATCTGGCGAGCTTCCATCAGGTTGGTGATGGCCTCGTGGACCATCTGGCGGTCCATGATCTCGCCGTCGACGATGGCCTCGGAGAGAGGCTCGGAGATTCCGTAATTGACCAGACGGTCGCCGGTGCGGTCCCGCGCGATCTCCACCACCTTGATCGAGCTCGACCCGATGTCGAGGCCGATCGTGCTCTTCTTCTTGCCGAACATGCGCGCTCCGATTGGAGGTGGGATTGCCGTCCCCCGGAACCGACTTCGGCCGGGGACCGTCGCGGCTGGATCGAGCAGCTTCCATGCCACGAGCGGCATCACCTGCAACGTGAAGCCTTTAGCCTTGAACGCGTTACGGCGTGCTCCCGCGCGCACCGCGCTTTGCGCGAGCCACCCCGGCCCTTCGTGCGTTTCGCACGCGCTTCTGCTAGGTTCCCCGCCGATGCCCCGCTACGCCCACGGCGCCGCATGGGTCGCCG is a genomic window containing:
- the pilQ gene encoding type IV pilus secretin PilQ, giving the protein MRLETSGTRTGRRAGLVAALGSCLLLLASPAFAAVVKSISLKDAGTGTQVIVEADGPVNYHDFTLESPDRIVLDCPGTTLAFTERTWAGRENSPVKSVRATEMGWGKDTGSRIVVDLAAPASYGVSAVGNSIILAVEAPAPAPPPAPAASASERSGSPSFTPGVTSSGGDGDNRRISLDVQGAEVETVLRSIAEFSGKNIVASKEVKGTVSLRLRNVPWRHALDIVLRTQSLGSIERGSTIVISNLETLRKEELERRTAERAQEELLPLYTRIVPVSYANSEEMAKSVEKTLTKRGHIEVDKRTNSLLVTDIEERLDTAESMIRSLDTRTPQVEIVARLVDVDHATSRSLGIDWNLNNLDIGDAGAREGISVTPGNVPQPAGTLRFGTVKGFGSIDATLTALETQNKANIISNPRITTVNNREASVVVGQQIPLIVQDFAGNAVTQLTTIGIKLSVTPHINVGNKITMDVHPEVSDLSSQATVQGGIIINTTMADTRVMVDDGQTAVIGGLIRSNESVTERGVPVLMDLPLLGMLFKSNTTVKQKRELLIFLTPKILGETTASSE
- the pilO gene encoding type 4a pilus biogenesis protein PilO, with protein sequence MDLKDPKNQKLVLVGMGIVALVYLYIFADFVPFNYKARSKEIGGLKAEYTKEMNELTKAQQLVNRLPELKKEFALLNQRWAVAQELLPTQKEVASLLRKVTIAGQESGVKFVLFKPGTPNPGADFTENPVQVTVTGGFHRAGAFLGEIAELSRLVNVSQLRVKGFEKGDLDDTVQAEFVATAYTLAEGKPNEPAKQPGAAAK
- a CDS encoding PilN domain-containing protein; the protein is MIRINLLPREERQQKRSFQLPKMGAIVPVLVLVGVVALFGAFSVIQTLQVGRLKADIARAKADAEKLRPQIQTIQELTQKREELQRRLGVISTLDKNRLIRVKLVDELSRCVPDHLWLSNYEEVGTDQVKIDGVTFSNLLVADFMSRLEASPLYGEVDLVVAEKGTIDQRNVVKFTVTAKMTLQSATSAQAPAATS
- the pilM gene encoding type IV pilus assembly protein PilM, translated to MFGKKKSTIGLDIGSSSIKVVEIARDRTGDRLVNYGISEPLSEAIVDGEIMDRQMVHEAITNLMEARQIKCKNVVTAVSGRAVIVKKILMDRLNEEDAKEAIQWEAEQHVPYDINDVSLDFQIINPNVDQKKMQVLLVAAKKDMVANHADIIREAGLQPSIIDVDSFAIQNAVEANYDLAPGETVALLNIGAEITNLNIVRDSIPHFTKDLSVGANSFVEGIQRRHNVSQADAMSALRGHNEGGIDVASIVQATCEDLSVQIDRAIAFLKSAGDADRVDRILVSGGSARVPSLADVLAARHQVPVAIVNPVQRLSYDPGLFGGDAPESVAPVLTVAVGLALR